In the Acidobacteriota bacterium genome, one interval contains:
- a CDS encoding glycosyltransferase has product MKLSVIVCTRNRAKPLAAMLDQFVKQNFADDYEWELIVVDNCSNAEFGGVIASFVLRNPFLANRLFVLREDRPGLSRARNHGLTKASGEIIVFTDDDVLVAENWLDEIHREFRDPNVAMLGGRVLLARDSLQDVAIYTPDKRLETAFPSGGSLGMGANMAFRREVFDRVGWFDERLGAGTFFAGGEDIELFYRALKTGYKFIYAPNVLVLHDHDRETPEQACRLIYGYGKANAAYVIKHVLRGDLYAMRMLYWLIRTLPRRWSQQDAGAVNTLPRQRAQVRGTLVGLLTSPWAMLFGRMK; this is encoded by the coding sequence ATGAAGCTGAGCGTCATTGTTTGCACGCGAAACCGCGCCAAACCGTTGGCGGCGATGCTGGATCAATTCGTCAAACAAAACTTCGCGGACGATTACGAGTGGGAATTGATCGTGGTGGATAACTGTTCCAACGCGGAGTTCGGAGGCGTCATCGCCAGTTTTGTGCTGCGAAATCCGTTTCTGGCCAACCGGCTGTTCGTGCTCCGGGAAGACCGCCCGGGGCTTTCGCGCGCGCGCAATCACGGGCTGACCAAAGCCAGCGGCGAAATCATCGTTTTCACAGACGACGACGTGCTGGTGGCTGAAAACTGGCTGGACGAAATTCATCGCGAGTTCCGCGATCCGAACGTGGCAATGCTGGGCGGGCGCGTGTTGCTGGCGCGGGATTCTTTGCAGGATGTCGCCATTTACACGCCGGACAAACGGCTGGAAACCGCTTTTCCCAGCGGAGGCAGTTTGGGGATGGGCGCGAATATGGCGTTTCGCCGCGAAGTCTTTGACCGCGTCGGGTGGTTTGACGAACGATTGGGAGCAGGAACCTTTTTCGCTGGCGGCGAAGACATTGAGTTGTTTTATCGCGCGCTGAAAACCGGGTACAAATTCATTTACGCGCCAAACGTACTGGTTCTTCACGATCACGACCGCGAAACGCCAGAGCAGGCTTGTCGGTTGATTTACGGGTACGGCAAAGCCAATGCGGCGTATGTCATTAAACACGTTTTGCGCGGCGATCTGTATGCGATGCGAATGTTGTACTGGCTGATTCGGACATTGCCTCGCCGCTGGTCGCAACAGGACGCCGGAGCCGTAAACACATTGCCGCGCCAGCGCGCGCAGGTTCGCGGGACGCTGGTCGGGTTACTGACTTCGCCGTGGGCGATGCTGTTTGGGCGTATGAAGTAG
- a CDS encoding DUF2283 domain-containing protein, producing the protein MGEEVRIWYDKEGDYLEVLFDRRAGYFKETENDAVMEKVDADGNLIGFSILKVSRLSQEQPVSVNLRKQAA; encoded by the coding sequence ATGGGAGAAGAAGTAAGAATCTGGTACGACAAGGAAGGGGATTATCTGGAAGTCTTGTTTGATCGCCGCGCTGGGTATTTCAAGGAAACAGAAAATGACGCTGTCATGGAAAAAGTTGACGCTGACGGTAATCTCATCGGCTTTTCAATTTTGAAAGTCAGCCGCTTAAGTCAGGAGCAACCCGTTTCGGTCAATCTGAGAAAACAGGCTGCCTGA
- a CDS encoding class I SAM-dependent methyltransferase, with the protein MTQEHIDAWREALLLPGETDLIESGLRELAEYFGISRDEARRRCESALADSKREWESDWRRTPEEVKNFYRTSQSYIFEHVWWHATDLTTNADNVELLRFALRLGATRYLDFGSGVGANAILFARNGFNVTLADVSPPMLEFARWRLQRRGIEAALIDLNQRKLTDEHFDFVTAVDVFEHLPRPSIELRQLHRAMRKGGTLVFNCRTGEDNDRPMHVLKNDRPVWQTVRACGFRQIEAAELRRIGHFALRCVRQSRWKSWQYAVVDRARFSKVLMADNDHTGRRVIHPQRVYFDRIETLLQTDCLWLDVGCGRQIVPRWMSGGEEIERRLRSAAKLVVGADPDFAALGDNHSCHARAQIDSAKLPFADGSFDLVTANMVFEHVADPLSLLREIRRTLCSGGKLIVLTPNWLDIVSLTARAVPNRWHPGIVSRVETRSPAEVYPTHFRFNRPDRVASLLREAGFVRHHIELLEHPDAYSHVPIVARIEHSWHRLASRWPALRGVLLIEAE; encoded by the coding sequence ATGACGCAGGAACACATTGACGCCTGGCGCGAAGCATTGCTGTTGCCCGGCGAAACCGATTTGATCGAAAGCGGGTTGCGCGAACTGGCGGAGTATTTTGGCATCAGCCGCGACGAAGCGCGCCGCCGTTGTGAAAGCGCCCTGGCCGATTCCAAACGCGAATGGGAATCCGATTGGCGTCGCACGCCTGAAGAAGTCAAAAACTTTTACCGCACATCGCAAAGCTACATTTTCGAACACGTCTGGTGGCATGCCACCGACCTGACGACGAACGCGGATAATGTTGAACTCCTGCGATTCGCCCTGCGCTTGGGCGCGACCCGTTACCTGGATTTTGGCTCCGGCGTTGGAGCGAATGCGATTCTGTTCGCCCGAAACGGGTTCAACGTCACGCTGGCCGATGTTTCACCGCCGATGCTGGAATTTGCTCGATGGCGATTGCAACGCCGGGGCATCGAAGCCGCGTTGATTGACCTGAATCAGCGCAAACTGACCGACGAACATTTTGATTTCGTTACGGCGGTGGATGTGTTCGAACATCTTCCCCGCCCTTCAATCGAATTGCGGCAGCTTCACCGCGCGATGCGCAAAGGCGGCACATTGGTGTTCAACTGTCGAACCGGCGAAGACAACGACCGCCCTATGCACGTGCTGAAAAACGACAGGCCGGTTTGGCAGACCGTACGCGCTTGCGGGTTTCGCCAAATCGAGGCGGCGGAACTGCGGCGAATTGGACATTTCGCCTTGCGTTGCGTTCGGCAAAGCCGCTGGAAAAGCTGGCAATACGCCGTCGTTGATCGTGCCCGTTTCAGTAAAGTTTTGATGGCCGATAACGATCACACCGGACGCCGGGTCATTCATCCGCAACGCGTTTACTTCGACCGAATCGAAACGCTTTTGCAAACCGATTGTTTGTGGTTGGACGTGGGATGCGGACGCCAGATTGTGCCGCGATGGATGAGCGGCGGCGAAGAGATCGAAAGGCGACTGCGCTCCGCCGCAAAGCTGGTTGTCGGCGCGGATCCGGACTTTGCAGCGCTTGGCGATAATCATTCCTGCCACGCGCGGGCGCAAATTGATTCCGCGAAGCTGCCGTTCGCCGACGGGAGTTTCGATCTGGTGACGGCAAACATGGTGTTTGAACACGTTGCTGATCCATTGTCGTTGCTGAGGGAAATTCGACGAACATTGTGCTCCGGCGGAAAGTTGATTGTGCTGACTCCGAATTGGCTGGACATTGTTTCGCTGACTGCGCGCGCGGTTCCCAATCGCTGGCATCCGGGAATTGTTTCGCGCGTCGAAACCCGCAGCCCTGCGGAAGTTTATCCAACCCATTTTCGCTTCAATCGTCCCGACAGAGTTGCATCCCTGTTGCGCGAAGCTGGATTCGTTCGCCATCACATTGAATTGCTGGAACACCCCGACGCGTATTCGCACGTGCCCATTGTGGCGCGAATCGAACATAGCTGGCATCGGTTGGCCAGCCGCTGGCCCGCATTACGCGGCGTTTTACTCATCGAAGCCGAATAA
- a CDS encoding TIGR03087 family PEP-CTERM/XrtA system glycosyltransferase yields the protein MKMKLLFLAHRIPYPPNKGDKIRSYHELRALVERGHEVHLLAFADNMRDLHYQVDLARGCASVRIVRLRKFWAKLRALFALLTSHPLSLGYFGSRKMRRLVKRAFRQQEFDAVFVYSSAMAQYIPLSWRAQTIVDLVDVDSEKWHEYAARTTPPKRWIYEVEGRRMRKHEMEIISGFATSILTTRHEAELLDDLDEFTLRARVRIMTNGVDSEYFQPEHSEAIVGKVIRLPLPNSRETPSKPRLVFTGAMDYYANVEAVNWFATEVFPGIRQQEPLAEFLIVGSNPTSEVKKLGEQPGVIVTGTVEDVRPYLREATVCVAPLRIARGIQNKVLEAMACGKAIVATPEAAKSLRVAHEEQLLLASSPSDFASAVIQLIRDDGLRESLGWRARRFVELEHQWHPLLLNFVELLESTAQRKTKTETHNLRMIARGQ from the coding sequence ATGAAGATGAAGCTGTTGTTTCTGGCCCATCGAATTCCTTACCCGCCGAACAAGGGCGACAAAATTCGCTCGTACCACGAACTGCGTGCGCTGGTCGAACGCGGCCATGAGGTTCACTTGCTGGCGTTTGCCGACAATATGCGCGATTTGCATTATCAGGTGGATCTGGCGCGAGGATGCGCTTCAGTGCGAATCGTGCGACTCAGAAAGTTTTGGGCGAAACTGCGCGCGTTATTCGCGTTGTTGACTTCGCATCCGCTTTCGCTGGGATATTTCGGCTCGCGAAAGATGCGACGATTGGTCAAACGCGCGTTCAGGCAGCAGGAGTTTGACGCGGTGTTTGTCTACTCTTCGGCAATGGCGCAATACATTCCATTGTCATGGCGCGCGCAAACCATTGTGGACTTGGTGGATGTGGATTCGGAAAAATGGCACGAATATGCCGCCCGAACGACTCCGCCTAAACGCTGGATTTACGAAGTGGAGGGTCGCCGGATGCGAAAACATGAAATGGAAATCATCTCCGGGTTCGCCACTTCGATTTTGACAACACGGCATGAGGCGGAATTGCTCGACGATCTGGATGAATTCACTCTACGCGCTCGCGTACGCATCATGACCAACGGCGTGGATTCGGAGTATTTTCAACCGGAGCATTCGGAAGCGATTGTCGGCAAAGTGATTCGTTTGCCGCTTCCTAATTCCCGTGAAACGCCGTCAAAACCGCGTCTGGTGTTCACAGGCGCAATGGATTATTACGCCAATGTCGAGGCCGTCAACTGGTTTGCCACAGAAGTTTTTCCAGGGATTCGCCAGCAGGAGCCGTTGGCGGAATTTTTAATCGTCGGCAGCAATCCAACATCCGAAGTGAAAAAGCTGGGCGAACAGCCTGGTGTCATTGTCACTGGCACGGTGGAAGACGTTCGTCCTTATTTGCGCGAAGCCACGGTTTGTGTCGCACCGCTCAGAATCGCGCGCGGAATTCAGAACAAGGTGCTGGAAGCGATGGCTTGCGGCAAAGCGATTGTCGCCACGCCGGAAGCCGCCAAGAGCTTGCGTGTCGCCCACGAAGAGCAGTTGCTGCTTGCCAGTTCGCCATCCGACTTTGCCTCCGCCGTAATTCAACTGATCCGAGATGACGGTTTGCGCGAAAGTCTTGGATGGCGCGCGCGGCGATTCGTCGAACTTGAACATCAGTGGCATCCGTTACTGCTAAATTTTGTTGAACTGTTGGAATCCACAGCGCAACGTAAAACCAAAACCGAAACGCACAACCTGCGAATGATTGCCCGTGGTCAATAA
- a CDS encoding glycosyltransferase, exosortase A system-associated, producing the protein MKILHVLDHSLPYFSGYSFRSYYILRAQQQLGIETFAITSPKHETFASEVETLKGIEYHRTHWPAFSKLQAMPMARQVATVATLAKEIKRLATDLNVDVIHAHSPSLCGLAAAKAARALKLPVVYELRYYEEDAAVDRGKTRHNSLRYRLGQRAELEALHQADAVTTISQALREDLIRRGISPEKIFVVPNGVDTEMFKPMEPDAELLQQYDLHNHLVIGFIGSFYFYEGLEVLIDAATILLGQRRDVKLLLVGEGEADAMLRQRIPEALREQFIFTGNVPHDEIRRYYSVMDMLVYPRKPSRLTELTTPLKPLEAMAMEKVVVGSDVGGMRELLDDGNAGFLVEADDKKALAHRLLRLVESENERITIAKQARMFIARSRDWAHIVKQYVGIYDSVLSNS; encoded by the coding sequence ATGAAAATCCTTCATGTTTTAGATCATTCGCTGCCGTATTTCAGCGGCTACAGTTTTCGCAGCTATTACATTTTGCGCGCGCAGCAACAACTGGGGATCGAAACGTTCGCCATTACCTCGCCAAAACACGAAACCTTTGCCAGCGAAGTCGAAACACTGAAAGGCATCGAATATCACCGCACCCACTGGCCAGCGTTTTCCAAACTTCAGGCAATGCCGATGGCCAGACAAGTGGCGACCGTGGCGACATTGGCCAAAGAGATCAAACGACTGGCGACGGACTTGAACGTTGATGTGATTCACGCGCATTCGCCTTCGCTGTGCGGATTGGCTGCGGCCAAAGCGGCGCGTGCGTTGAAGCTCCCTGTGGTTTACGAGCTTCGATATTACGAAGAGGACGCAGCGGTGGATCGCGGCAAAACGCGGCATAATTCCCTGCGCTACCGGCTGGGACAGCGAGCGGAACTGGAAGCCTTGCACCAGGCAGACGCCGTCACGACCATCAGTCAGGCGCTGCGTGAAGATTTGATTCGCCGTGGGATTTCACCCGAAAAGATTTTCGTTGTTCCGAACGGTGTGGACACTGAAATGTTCAAGCCCATGGAACCTGACGCTGAATTGCTTCAACAGTACGACTTGCACAACCACCTTGTCATTGGCTTCATCGGTTCGTTTTATTTTTACGAAGGCTTGGAGGTCTTGATTGACGCCGCCACCATTTTGCTGGGACAGCGCCGCGACGTGAAACTGTTGCTGGTCGGCGAAGGCGAAGCCGACGCGATGTTGCGCCAACGAATCCCCGAAGCCTTGCGCGAACAGTTCATCTTCACCGGCAACGTTCCGCATGACGAAATCCGCCGCTACTATTCGGTGATGGACATGCTGGTGTATCCGCGAAAACCTTCGCGCCTGACCGAGTTGACCACGCCGCTGAAACCGCTGGAAGCGATGGCGATGGAAAAAGTCGTCGTCGGAAGCGATGTCGGTGGCATGCGCGAATTATTGGATGACGGCAACGCAGGTTTTCTGGTTGAGGCGGATGATAAAAAAGCGCTGGCCCATCGGCTGCTGCGGCTGGTGGAAAGCGAAAACGAGCGGATCACGATAGCCAAGCAGGCGAGAATGTTTATTGCGAGAAGTCGGGATTGGGCGCATATTGTGAAGCAGTATGTGGGCATTTATGACAGCGTGCTGAGTAATAGTTGA
- a CDS encoding ABC transporter ATP-binding protein: MKIITLDNISKRYRLSQLGARSFREDFMRMFSRNGSGETDEFFALREVSLEIEAGEAVGFIGPNGSGKSTLLKLLARIIYPTYGKLTVHGSVASLIEVGAGFHPELSGRENIFLYGSIMGMRQADVRAKFDRIVEFAEIERFIDTPVKRYSSGMYVRLGFAVAAFINPHILLVDEVLAVGDAAFQSKCLQRIEELRRSGMTIVFVSHDMAAVERLCSRVFLLQQGHLTAEGAPREIIKHYYETIGLDAEVAR; the protein is encoded by the coding sequence ATGAAAATCATCACGCTGGACAACATTTCCAAACGCTACCGGCTGAGCCAGCTTGGCGCGCGGTCGTTTCGCGAAGATTTCATGCGGATGTTTTCGCGCAACGGTTCGGGCGAAACGGACGAGTTTTTCGCATTGCGCGAAGTCAGCTTGGAAATCGAAGCGGGCGAAGCCGTCGGTTTTATCGGTCCGAACGGTTCGGGCAAAAGCACGCTGTTGAAATTGCTGGCGCGCATTATTTATCCGACTTACGGCAAACTGACGGTGCACGGGTCGGTCGCCTCGTTGATCGAAGTCGGCGCGGGCTTTCACCCGGAACTTTCGGGCCGCGAAAACATTTTCCTGTACGGTTCAATTATGGGGATGCGCCAGGCCGACGTGCGCGCCAAGTTCGACCGCATTGTCGAGTTCGCCGAAATCGAACGGTTCATTGATACGCCGGTCAAACGGTATTCTTCGGGGATGTACGTGCGACTGGGATTCGCCGTCGCGGCGTTCATCAATCCGCACATCTTGTTAGTGGACGAAGTGTTGGCCGTCGGCGATGCAGCGTTTCAAAGCAAATGTTTGCAACGCATCGAAGAGCTTCGGCGAAGCGGAATGACCATCGTCTTTGTTTCGCACGATATGGCGGCGGTCGAACGATTGTGCAGCCGCGTGTTTCTGTTGCAGCAAGGCCACCTGACAGCCGAAGGCGCGCCGCGCGAAATCATCAAACATTATTACGAAACCATCGGGTTGGACGCGGAGGTCGCGCGATGA
- a CDS encoding FemAB family PEP-CTERM system-associated protein gives MSLNIKPFSPTDASRWDHFVSDNSQASICHTSGWQRVVERTWKHRQLSFYVERDGEICGVLPLFEVRSWFGSTLVSSPNAVYGGAVAADAASQQALIAAAKSLAIDRQVDYLELRNAQPDGFFTPQPEFLEQKLYVSFEQPITKNDSDLMNGFPGDVRRMIRLGQKHGFTTSLGCEELLDEFYELYAANVRRLGTPVFPKKLFSEFLREFRDKADILLIRHQRRAAAAVLSFYFRDAVLPYYSGSDPEFYRAGINNFLYWELMRLSAARGYTRFDFGRSKLGTGAYAFKRGWRMTERPLPYKFFLVRAKQMPNLNPTNPKFDLMIKTWQRMPLWMTKLIGPKIVRNFP, from the coding sequence GTGAGCTTAAACATCAAACCGTTTTCCCCGACAGACGCTTCTCGTTGGGATCATTTTGTCAGCGACAATTCACAAGCAAGCATTTGCCACACCAGCGGCTGGCAGCGAGTCGTTGAACGCACCTGGAAACATCGCCAGCTCAGTTTCTATGTCGAACGCGACGGAGAAATTTGTGGGGTGCTGCCGTTATTTGAAGTCCGAAGCTGGTTCGGTTCCACTCTGGTTTCGTCGCCAAATGCAGTGTACGGCGGCGCAGTGGCCGCAGACGCGGCTTCGCAGCAGGCTTTAATTGCCGCCGCCAAGTCGCTGGCGATTGACCGGCAAGTGGATTATCTGGAATTGCGCAACGCTCAGCCGGATGGATTTTTCACGCCCCAACCGGAGTTCCTTGAACAAAAGCTTTATGTCAGCTTCGAGCAGCCAATTACCAAGAACGACAGCGATTTGATGAACGGCTTTCCTGGTGATGTGCGGCGAATGATTCGCCTGGGACAAAAACATGGCTTTACAACCTCGCTGGGCTGCGAAGAGCTGCTGGATGAGTTTTATGAGTTGTACGCCGCAAACGTCAGACGATTGGGAACGCCGGTGTTTCCGAAAAAGTTGTTTTCCGAATTTTTGCGCGAGTTTCGCGACAAGGCAGACATTTTGCTGATTCGCCACCAGCGCCGAGCAGCCGCCGCAGTGCTGAGCTTTTATTTTCGCGACGCCGTGCTGCCGTATTATTCCGGCTCCGATCCGGAATTTTACCGCGCAGGCATCAACAACTTTCTGTACTGGGAATTGATGCGGTTGTCGGCGGCGCGTGGTTACACACGATTCGATTTTGGGCGCAGCAAACTGGGAACCGGCGCGTATGCGTTCAAACGTGGCTGGCGCATGACGGAGCGTCCATTGCCGTACAAATTTTTTCTGGTTCGCGCCAAACAGATGCCGAATCTGAATCCGACAAATCCGAAATTTGATTTGATGATCAAAACCTGGCAGCGAATGCCATTGTGGATGACCAAACTGATTGGCCCGAAGATCGTCAGAAATTTTCCATGA
- the wecB gene encoding UDP-N-acetylglucosamine 2-epimerase (non-hydrolyzing), protein MLNILNVVGARPNFMKMAPIIAAIERHPGQAAQVLVHTGQHYDDTMSASFFRDLQMPLPDINLEVGSGTHAEQVALVMLAMEPVLIAEKPDWVVVVGDVNSTLAAALTATKLGVKVAHVEAGLRSFDRSMPEETNRVLTDRISDLLLTPSEDADRNLIAEGISPDRIVRVGNVMIDSLFAQLERARQSGVLTKLNLRPCEFAVLTLHRPANVDDIATLRNIFVALSEIAVELPIIFPAHPRTRSRLRQFDIAVPPGVKLIEPLSYLDFLQLWSNSRLVLTDSGGLQEETTALGIPCLTLRDNTERPITVEQGTNQVVGRNPGRITAAAQEILGPAPSRQPRIPDLWDGRAAERIVDALLKF, encoded by the coding sequence ATGCTGAACATTCTCAACGTAGTCGGAGCGCGTCCGAATTTTATGAAGATGGCGCCGATTATCGCAGCCATTGAGCGGCACCCCGGTCAGGCCGCTCAGGTATTGGTTCATACCGGACAGCATTACGACGACACCATGTCGGCATCGTTCTTCCGTGATTTGCAGATGCCACTGCCCGACATCAACCTGGAAGTCGGTTCCGGCACGCACGCCGAGCAAGTCGCGTTGGTGATGCTGGCAATGGAACCTGTTTTGATCGCTGAAAAACCGGATTGGGTGGTGGTGGTCGGCGATGTGAATTCCACCTTGGCGGCGGCGCTGACGGCAACAAAACTCGGCGTCAAAGTCGCCCACGTCGAAGCGGGCTTGCGAAGCTTTGACCGCTCCATGCCCGAAGAAACCAATCGCGTGCTGACCGACCGCATCAGCGATTTGCTGCTGACGCCGAGCGAAGACGCAGACAGAAATTTGATCGCTGAAGGCATTTCGCCGGATCGAATTGTTCGTGTCGGCAACGTCATGATTGATTCCCTTTTTGCTCAACTGGAACGCGCACGGCAATCCGGCGTCCTTACGAAATTGAATCTTCGCCCTTGTGAATTTGCAGTGCTGACGCTCCACCGTCCGGCAAATGTGGACGACATTGCAACGCTGCGAAACATCTTTGTCGCCTTGTCGGAAATCGCTGTGGAATTGCCGATCATTTTCCCTGCTCACCCGCGTACTCGATCCCGTTTGCGTCAGTTCGACATTGCCGTTCCGCCTGGGGTGAAGTTGATCGAGCCGTTGAGCTATCTGGATTTTTTGCAGTTGTGGAGCAATTCGCGCCTGGTGCTGACCGATTCCGGCGGGTTGCAGGAAGAAACCACTGCTCTGGGAATTCCCTGTCTGACGCTGCGCGACAACACCGAACGTCCGATTACCGTCGAGCAAGGAACCAATCAGGTCGTGGGCCGCAATCCCGGCCGAATCACGGCTGCGGCGCAGGAAATTCTAGGCCCTGCGCCTTCCCGTCAGCCGCGAATTCCCGATTTATGGGATGGCCGCGCAGCGGAACGCATTGTTGACGCGCTGCTCAAGTTTTGA
- a CDS encoding DUF3473 domain-containing protein — translation MNHSSKPVNALTVDVEDYFQVEAFTDVVRRDDWHKWESRVERNTQRLLELLAGHKVHSTFFILGWVAEQAPRLVRRIAQAGHEIACHSYQHQLIHTQTRAEFREDLRRAKFLLEDLTGHEIIGYRAPTYSITKQTLWALDVLIEEEFQYDSSIFPIFHDRYGIPDAERFIHIIRRQAGEIVEFPPSSVRLAGVNFPVTGGGYFRFLPYPLFRWGLRRINTHENQPGIFMVHAWEVDPDQPVIAGTRSNVWRHRINLDATESRLNRLLKEFRFAPMRDVLRMNGANVEIAELNPVGSNPAFARMD, via the coding sequence ATGAACCATTCAAGCAAACCGGTCAACGCGCTGACGGTTGATGTGGAAGATTATTTCCAGGTCGAAGCCTTTACCGATGTGGTGCGGCGCGACGATTGGCACAAATGGGAATCCAGAGTCGAACGAAACACACAGCGATTGCTGGAATTGCTGGCCGGCCACAAAGTCCACAGCACTTTTTTTATCCTGGGTTGGGTGGCGGAACAAGCTCCACGATTGGTTCGCCGCATTGCCCAAGCCGGGCACGAAATTGCCTGCCACAGTTACCAACATCAACTGATCCATACCCAAACCCGGGCGGAATTTCGAGAGGATTTGCGCCGCGCGAAATTTCTGTTGGAAGACCTGACCGGGCACGAAATCATCGGGTATCGCGCACCGACCTATTCCATCACCAAACAAACATTGTGGGCGCTGGATGTGTTGATCGAAGAAGAGTTTCAGTACGATTCTTCGATCTTTCCGATTTTTCACGACCGGTACGGAATCCCGGACGCCGAACGCTTCATTCACATCATTCGCCGCCAAGCGGGTGAAATCGTTGAATTTCCGCCTTCCAGCGTTCGCCTGGCCGGTGTCAATTTTCCGGTGACTGGCGGCGGATACTTTCGGTTTTTGCCGTACCCGTTGTTCCGCTGGGGATTGCGCCGCATCAACACGCACGAAAATCAACCGGGGATTTTCATGGTTCACGCATGGGAAGTTGACCCGGATCAACCTGTGATCGCTGGCACACGATCAAATGTTTGGCGACACCGGATCAATTTGGATGCAACCGAATCCAGACTGAACCGATTGCTCAAAGAATTCCGCTTCGCCCCGATGCGTGACGTGCTCCGAATGAATGGGGCGAATGTGGAAATTGCAGAACTAAATCCCGTCGGATCCAATCCGGCTTTTGCTCGAATGGATTAA
- a CDS encoding ABC transporter permease, with the protein MTPTDGIPPEPLPETYIEWNDNLVGHARELWRHRELLWLLTLREIKVRYKQTALGVAWAVLQPLSLMVVFTVFFSWFARIESDGIPYPLFSYAALLPWTFFSTSLSFAIPSLIANSHIITKIYFPREVIPLAAVMAALLDFLIAAAAFVLLMAVYRVLPSWNLMYVLPIVTIQILFTVGISLLLSAFTVLYRDVRHTLPLLIQIWMFVTPILYPASVVPQRWRAWYFSLNPMAAIIDGYRRTILQQQPPQFDYLLLAAAVSCLLVWLGYKYFKHLEREFADIV; encoded by the coding sequence ATGACGCCAACTGACGGTATCCCGCCTGAACCATTGCCCGAAACCTACATCGAATGGAACGATAATCTTGTTGGCCACGCACGGGAACTCTGGCGGCATCGCGAGCTTCTCTGGCTGTTGACCCTGCGCGAGATCAAGGTGCGGTATAAACAAACGGCGCTCGGCGTGGCCTGGGCAGTGTTGCAGCCATTGTCGCTGATGGTAGTGTTCACGGTGTTTTTTTCGTGGTTTGCGCGGATCGAAAGCGACGGCATTCCGTATCCGCTGTTTTCGTATGCGGCATTGTTGCCGTGGACGTTCTTTTCGACTTCGCTATCGTTCGCCATTCCCAGCCTGATTGCCAATTCACACATCATCACCAAAATTTACTTTCCGCGCGAAGTCATTCCGCTGGCGGCGGTGATGGCTGCGCTGTTGGATTTCCTAATCGCGGCAGCGGCGTTTGTGTTGCTGATGGCGGTGTATCGAGTGCTGCCAAGCTGGAATCTGATGTACGTTTTGCCAATTGTGACGATCCAGATTCTGTTTACCGTCGGAATCAGTTTGCTGCTGTCGGCATTCACAGTGCTGTACCGCGACGTTCGACATACGCTGCCGTTGTTGATTCAAATCTGGATGTTCGTGACGCCGATTTTGTATCCGGCTTCGGTGGTGCCGCAGCGATGGCGCGCCTGGTATTTTTCGCTGAACCCGATGGCGGCGATCATTGACGGGTACCGCCGGACGATTTTGCAGCAACAGCCCCCGCAATTCGATTACCTGCTGCTGGCGGCGGCGGTTTCCTGTTTGCTGGTCTGGCTTGGCTATAAATACTTCAAACACCTGGAACGCGAATTCGCCGACATTGTCTGA